From Eptesicus fuscus isolate TK198812 chromosome 22, DD_ASM_mEF_20220401, whole genome shotgun sequence, a single genomic window includes:
- the LOC103291255 gene encoding late cornified envelope protein 3D-like, translating to MSCQQNQQQCQPPPKCTPKCPSPKCPPKSPAQCLPPAPSGCALSSGGGCGPSSSEGGCCLSHLRHHRRSHRCRRQSSDSCDTGSGQHSGGSGCGHSSGGCC from the coding sequence ATGTCCTGCCAGCAGAACCAGCAGCAGTGCCagccccctcccaagtgcacccCCAAGTGCCCCTCCCCGAAGTGCCCCCCAAAGAGCCCAGCACAGTGtttgcccccagccccctctggCTGTGCTCTGAGCTCTGGGGGCGGCTGTGGCCCCAGCTCCTCTGAGGGTGGCTGCTGCCTGAGCCACCTCAGGCACCACCGCAGGTCCCACCGATGCAGGCGCCAGAGCTCCGACTCCTGTGACACTGGCAGTGGTCAGCATTCTGGGGGCTCGGGCTGTGGCCACAGCTCTGGGGGCTGCTGCTGA
- the LOC114233637 gene encoding late cornified envelope protein 3D-like — MSCQQNQQQCQPPPKCTPKCPSPKCPPKSPAQCLPPAPSGCALSSGGGCGPSSSEGGCCLSHLRHHRRSHRCRRQSSDSCDTGSGQHSGGSGCGHSSGGCC, encoded by the coding sequence ATGTCCTGCCAGCAGAACCAGCAGCAGTGCCagccccctcccaagtgcactcCCAAGTGCCCCTCCCCGAAGTGCCCCCCAAAGAGCCCAGCACAGTGtttgcccccagccccctctggCTGTGCTCTGAGCTCTGGGGGCGGCTGTGGCCCCAGCTCCTCTGAGGGTGGCTGCTGCCTGAGCCACCTCAGGCACCACCGCAGGTCCCACCGATGCAGGCGCCAGAGCTCCGACTCCTGTGACACTGGCAGTGGTCAGCATTCTGGGGGGTCGGGCTGTGGCCACAGCTCTGGGGGCTGCTGCTGA